Part of the Rissa tridactyla isolate bRisTri1 chromosome 3, bRisTri1.patW.cur.20221130, whole genome shotgun sequence genome, TTAAATACTTTCTGTCCTTCCTaaccatttctgtattttattcccCGAACTAAAGGATTAAGATTTGGTTTCTCCGAACAAACATACAGACTATTCTCTGCTACAATTCCCTGTCCCTCAACTCctccaaaacagcacagaaattcctctgctctgctctagtGCTCTCAAAAGCTAACGCAAGTGGTAAGTGGCCTGTTTATCCCCACTGGCATGTATAAATGTCTCCATGGGGCTCCCTGTTGCTCCGCAAGAGAAGGAACAAGCTCTGAAAGGAGACCcgcctttcccttctccttgttGCTCCGCATGAGAAGGAACAAGCTCTGAAAGGAGAcctgcctttcccttctccaagaggaagaaaacaaaaaccagatcACCCAGGACTTAAAACAAGTCAGAAGTTGTCCTGATCCAGAGTAACTACAaattcttcagctgctgctctgaaacGGCTCAAAATGGAAATCAGTAACCACAAAGCATGCTCCAAGCACACAGACATCCACTTCCACTACAGAAAGATCCACCATCCCAAcggagcagaaaagcagagccCAGAGACAAATGACTGACAGGAACTGGGGCGTAGACAGGGGCAAAGAGTTGTAAAGGCAGGATGAGCGCAGAGGCTTTCACTCTGAAAGGAGTGGTTTAACAGAACTGGCAGCAGAGGACAGTAGCAGCCCCACAGGTTCAGGAGAAGGGATGGACCCTTTCAGAGCCCACAGACGCCTAAGGGAGGCATCCTGTTTCATACCATTCAGGTCCTGCAGAATCAtagtctcctcttcctctgctgctaCTATCCAACAGGTCACTTCATCAATAGCCTTCTTCAGCACATCCCTGTCCAGGGCACTAAAGCAGCATCAGGGGAAAGGGGCAGAGTGTGAGAAAAAGCTCTTTACAGATGGAGCCTCATGCCTTGCTGTGGGAATGCAAAAGCACCACTTCATGACATTCACCCAGCTCTCCGGATTGAAGAAAGACAGAGGTCACAGGATGCAGACAGACCACAGCATGCTGGAACAGCTGGTGGCGAGGCATTCAGACCAACAGACTTTAGTATTTCTAGAAAATGTGATCTGAGTGACCAGATCGCTGTCAATACAGTCAGTACTGAGGATCCACCTCTCTGAATAACGCTCACCTGCTAACTTTTGAGCTACCCGCTAAGAGATGCCGGCTAAGGATCTTCTCCTGTACCTCATTCATGTACGGGATTCCATCTTTGAGGAACTGAGGGCGGAAAAAAATGCCAGGCTGGTTACTCTCCCCTGGACTTTCTTGCAGCAAATTAAGAGAATAGCAGGTTAGCCAGGTCTAAAACCGGCATATACTTGGAAAATGATGGTGTTCCTCATTCTCAGAATATCCTATTCAAAAATACAAACGGTAGGTAATCCAAGATGCATTCTTACATAAAGGAAGACACGTTTATGTACCGAGGAAAGACAATGATTTTTGTCAACTGTAATGAGgtttttttgctctgcttttaccCTTCTTTTAACAAGATACTTCAAGTGTCAAGATATCATGATGCTTCCTGTCCAAAACTGCTAAACAGTGCTGTTATGTGAGGACAGTCTGAATTTTATGGGAAATATGGCAGTGCGTAAGATGCAGGTAAACTGAGACTTCCCTCCCTCCGTGGCTAGTAAGGACTCCCATTGAAGTCTGTTTAGTAACTCCTCAGCTCACCAGAGAtaagttttctctttttgaggTGGCGAAATCTGCCTTAGGCTGACGAAGATGTGATTATTGCCTCTACGGCAGTTCAGAAAAAACAGCACACTCTCTCCCTATTGACAATGAACCACATGATGCATTCATACTTTAGCAAGGTGCTGTTCACCCCAGAAATGCAGCATTTAGGAATATTAATCCTAATTCCTGCTGCAATCGCACCGACTTCCTCTGTTGTAGATCACTGGCAGGGAGGTTACATACCTTACTATAGTCAAAGCCATAATGAGACAGGAACTGAATGCTAGATGCAGAGAGGGTGAATTCAACATCCGTAAGTCCCAACgttgagggaaagagaaaaaagttgtaCGAATGCACCACATAcctacaatgaaaagaaaaacctctctaGAAGATAATTACAAGAAATAACTCCTCCCAAGAAAATTCTATATAAAATCTCAACTGCACGGTCTTCATTGGAACAGAAAGCTACTTTTCCACTTACTTGTTTGAATTTTCGTTTGAAAATACTGCCAGCcctgcaagagagaaagaaatgcccACTGAAATGGCAACATTTAGCTGGATGTCCACAGACACTGTGAAAATTACAGGAGTGTGGGGATCCCCTGAAGGAGCATGTGTTTTCCATTCACCTGTGCCACAGGGCAAATCTTAACAGCAACAGTAGGCCATTCCCCAGCTCCCTGAGAGCTGAATAAAGACAGGCTTTTAAAGCTAAGTGGGAAAAGGAGTCAAGTGTGATTAAACAGCAAATAGATTGAGCAACGGGTGAAAAGAGCTGAGTTGGTGACAAAAATCTCCAACCATGCACAGACAGGTCTGTGAGTCCAACCACACCACAAGAGCATTTAGAAGGAGCGAGACACCACATAggactgaaatgtgtttttttactACTtaggttctgtttttttttctattaatccCTAAAAGGCACGTTAATACCTTACATAGCCTAAGCCTTTgaacaatattttaaacaattttggaGGTGGTTTCTTGACCTTTAGCTTGTTCTTAATTATCAACCACCACGGGCCCTTTCttaagttttttattattttaggaatATCTGAAATACTAGGCTTCATTTTCCTCTGGTAGTCCCCTTACACGCTATATAAAATGACACAGCCTTGCATAGGAGCTGCTGTCACCTACTTCTCGCTTGCATCCTCTTGTTTTAAAAGCCCTGTATTTGTGCCTGCGATCTTTAAATATGAACAACTTTTAGACCAGTAAAAAGCACATGGCCCACATGactttgcattattttaatggTATTAAACTTGAGGAGGGGGGAAACACCCTACCACAGCAAAGAAATGTCTGTAAGGAGTGAGTTAAGCCCAGAGATACCTGCAGGGCCTGACAGCTGGCCAAAAGCTGGTTACCACCAAGACCTCGGAGGATGACTTTCTGTGTTCTGACCAGCACTCACCGAGCTGCGTAACAGTGAAGCGCTGGACGCTCTGCCTGGCCTTCAGGTACCGCTCCGCTGGGGAATCGAACAGGCTACGGAGAAAACCGGGATtgagggaaaggggggtgggaAACAAGGAGGTTGGCAACGCGCAGGTGGTTCTCacagagctccagcagcagctctccctcACACCTCACCTCCAGCAGCTTTACCTGGGCTGGTTATTTTGTGGGGAAATGGAATGTAAGCCAGTAAACTCCATATCGAGGGCTACCGAAGGAGAAAGAACACAAAATTAAGCCAGAAATACGAAGCAGGCGTTTCACCAGCATCAGGAGGAGGATGCCTGGAACGCCTCTCCTCGCCATACCTGTCAAACCCACTGGGCCCGCCTCACCCTGTGGCGTACGTccgtctgtccctgtcccccgtccCTCGCCTCCCGAGCCCCCAGCCCACTGAGCCCAGGCCAGGGCCGCAGAAAGGGCCCGGCTCTGCCCTCCCGCCGCTGCGGTCTGCTGTAAAACCCCGCGTCTTCCCTGCTCTGTCACGCACCGGCGCCATTATCAGCCCGAACACCCCTCAGCGCTCGCCGCGACACGGCCTCGCCCCTCGCCGGGCaaggccccgccgccccgcttcagcgggcagggcccgggggccgttcccctttcctccccagcgGCGGCTCACCCAGGAAGGCGGCGCGGCGGACGCGGCCCCGCAGGCGCGGCAGGCGCCCCTCGAAGCCCGCTGCCCCCACCTCCATGGCGGCCGGCACCGCGCtgcccccggcccgccgcgccTGCGCTGCTCCGGCCGGACCTCTTCCCCCGGCTTTAAACACCGAGACGGAGGGGCGGGGAAGGTTTGGAGGACGCAGCGCGGCTGCCTGCGGGGGCTCTGGCGAGCTGGCGGCAGCGGGCTGCAAGCCGGTGGCGGGCACAGGCCCAGGGAACCGGGCTTCGCGCTGCTGGCGGCTGGCGCGAGTGCACCTTCCCTCCTGGGTTTAAGAAATTAGACTGCAAGAAACCTGCAAAAATTAGTTTAAGGAATTCTGTCTTTTCACCAAGCTTAGCACATAACTTTAATAAAGTTCCGAACAGTGACATAAATTGACCCCATTCTGCTAAATTAGACTAGCTGTCTACGTGGATCAAACGTTTCAGAGAGCTCAGGTTagaacaaacacaaaataaaaaaaaaaagaaatgtactttaaaattattGAGTTCTGAAGTAAATTCTGTTAGCCTGTCAGGTTGAGCTATAACAGTTTATTCTAGCCCTCAAAAAAGGTGTTgaagattttaaaatcaagaatgTGACACACTTCcacacatttaaaattattttattataagaTGCCATGTTCCAACTTTTTCCAGCTTTGGACTTTCACTGTGCCTGTATACATGCCTGAAGAAGTCACTGCTGTTCCCTGGGAAGTTTTCCCAACAGTCTCCATTTCACTGATAGATTCTTCGTGGCTCACGCAGAACGACACCACCCTCCTGCATCGCTTTTTCAAATTCCTGAATCTTGTTTAAAAGACAGAGAGACACAAGTAAGTACAAAGAAGAGACATCAGCACCAAAATATCAGCGGGGATGTGTTACATGGAGGCGCAGAGGTTACAGCCTCATTGAAACATAATGCCAGGAACTGCAGCTTGTCAGAGATACCCTTTCGAGCATCGCAAGAAGGGACTGTCAAGCCACATAAGAAAACTAATGGTGAAGAGGAGTAAAATTAATgcttataaaggaaaaaaaaaggccaaacgaGTGTTAGGTGATGGGTACTTGCCGAGTCACAACGATATTCCCAGGGTATAACAGCTTTAAAGTTCACAAAGTTGATTCCTGCCTCCAAACAGCGCTGCGCCATTACACGGCCAAGGTTTTTGCAAGCTGATACTCCCTTAGGACTGTACAGGTGTCTCTTTATGGCCCACTCTCGGGTAGAGGCAGATACCACGACATCCCCATTACAGCGCTCAACGAAGGCTTCTACATAATGCTGTGTCCGCTCAAGCCGTAATCTGAGTGAACGAAAGAAAGCACATGGGCTGTGATGTCTTTTCCAGGTTTAAAGAGAGAACACATTCACACAGTTAAACGCGTGAGTGAGTCACTTCAAATAAAACTGAATGTACTGGAGCTATTAATACAATAATGATTTCTTAATACTGCTGTTATTATCTTATCTAGGTTTTTGGTTACTTTATTAGAACATAAAATAGGACTCATTTTACCAGTTCAACAGAGTGAAATTCCAAAAGCAACTTTTCACCACTTGCACAGCTGACAGTCCTACACCGCCTCAAGCCAGCACTCGCTCCAAACCACGCACTATATACCTGCACGGTGTAGTACGGgtgcttatagaatcatagaatcccagaatggttcgggtgggaagggaccttaaagatcatctagttctaatgcccctgccatgggcagagacacctcccactagaccaggctgcttgtGGGCTATATCAGGGGAACTGCTCCAGCAGAAATATAATCttatatttctgtcttttaaaggcTTCTGCTTACACAGCAGGTAACAACTTGTCAGAATCAGCAAGTGGTCAAGCAGTATTTCATAAACTGTGACACATAACCACAGAGTGTTAGGGGCAACTATTTTCTATTGCAGAAACAATGTAAGATTTCCACGTCTGAACAAATTGGACGTGGTTCTCCCCTCGAGAACAACAAAAACttccaaaccaaccaaaaaaacccactactaTGGTGCctcaaataaaataacaatgcGTGGTCAGCACAGAACTAGGAGAATCCTAAGCTAAACAGTAATAGCAATACTACTGCTACCTTAGCAACAGATCTTCAACGCATATACTAACTTTCACGTGATGCTAACCTACTGTTCTCTGACAACAGAATATTGCTGTTAATTAAGAACGACTAAGGAAGCAACTGATTCAACAACCCCAAAATTTTGTAGAAGTTCCacctggtggtttttttttttttttaatttgttttggagTCTTCATTTCTGCCAGTGACTTTCTGACTCACCTATGCCAGAATTCACGCTTTGGCCATGTTGTCTTCCAGCCACGCTCCTTTCTAGCCAGGCCCAACAGCTCCAAGTTCCGAGGATTCCTGTTAGTGAAGTCTGGGGCAACCACCTCATTTTCGCTTGTGTCCACTTCAGTCTCAGTTTTGAGATGGGCTGTAGTTGATGTTGATGCAAAACGAAGACCTTGAGGAAAGCAGGAAATACAACACCcccagagttaaaaaaaatatagtgtgGACAGTAGAACAAATACAATACAGAATGATGCAGCTTATAAGAGTTAACAGggcaaaattatcttttttttttttaaacagtaaatagATTGATTACCTGAGCTCAACCTGTTTTGCCAATTTACGAGGTGAGCTGAACGCTAAAAATGAAAAGTGTATTAACTGTGTTTCAAACCCATGCATAAAATATAAACTCATAGGTGACTAGAAGATTCCTAGAATTAAGGCTTTATAAAATGCTGAAAGACACAAAGAACCAATAACAGCGCTACCAAATAACAAGCTAAAAATCTCAGATCCCGTCAAGTTGTTCGTCACTAATTAAGCTAACAAACACGGATTTGGAGTTAGGCTTGCGATCTCACTCTGCTACACAACTTTCCGGTCCATAGACGGGGAGGGTACCTCTGGCCAGAGTGACGGGCAGGGGGCCCTTCCTTGTCAGATCGCCCACCCCGCCCGGAGACGCGCCAGCAGCGGCCCcgtcccacagccaccccaacGGCCGTTACAAGCGGGAGCCGGGCACAGACCGGGGCCTGCGCACGACGGAGCAGCCCCACCAAGACACCGGATCGCCCTGGGAGCGGCCCTCCACCGGCAGCTGGGGGGAAGCTGATCCCTCCCCGGGAGAGGCCGCCGAGAGGCTGCGCTTACCCGCTCCACGAGCCTGGAGCCTGCCGGCGGCCAGCACCAGGCAGCCGCGGCCGCTCAGCGCCATAGGGAGCCGGTGCCCGCCACGGGCGGCTGTCACCTCCGCGCCGCTCAGGGGCAcctgggcgccgccatcttggctaGACCGGAAGCCGGCCTCGGGAGGACTTCCGCCCGCGGTTGATGACGTCACGCGGAAGCACTAacttcctctccccactcccgGCGTGGCTGCGGGGAGGGCGCGGCTTTTATTACAAAGCAAAACGGGTTCCAGGGCGCCACAGACGGCGAAGGAGCTCCCGCCGCTGCGTCAGGCACAAGGGGCGTCGGGAGGCGCGCGGTGCCACTCGTCCTACTGcccgctccccggccgccgcAGGGTCACCCTGAGCTCCTGCAAACCCCTCACCGCCCGGCACAGCTCGGCCAGCCCTCACCGCCGGGCAGCTTCGGGCGGCGGCACCCATCCCGCCGCGCCCCACTCCCGAGGTGGCGCGCATGCGCGCCGACCCCCGCCACCTTCTAGAAGCCGGTGGAAGGCCTCCTGCCCCGCCCTGCGCGTGGCGCCTTTGTTCGGCCGCGCGCACCAATGGCGGCTCGAGGCTGGACAGCGCCGCGCCCCTGGATTGGGCAGGCAGGGCCTGGTGCCGCCCTTCGCGCGCGCGGGGCCGCCCCCTGTCCCGCCCTCCTCTCCTCCCGGGGAGGGTGGCGGGGCGTGTGCACCCAGCATTCCTTGCGGTTCCCCTGGCCATTCCGCGGCTCCGCGCGCTGCCTGCCCTCTGCCTCTcgcgcggcggccgggcgggaaGATGGCGGCGATGGAGGGGCCCCTGGCTGTCTTCGGCGAGCGGACCAGCGGCGACACCATCCGCACGCAGAACGGTTAGGGCGGCGCGCTGCCGGCCGGGGCTTGTGTgagcggcgggggggagaggCGGAAGGGAGGTGACATGGCGCGGCCGTTAAGCCGCCATGTGCTCACCCGCCTCAGCCCCCAGCCGAGAAGGGCCTCGCCCTGCCGCCAGCTTCCCTCAGTCCCGGTCCGCTAGGAGCCGTTGGGAGGGCCGCTGCCGCCGGGAGGGAGGGCGGGTGGCAGTGTTCCTTCTGTGCAGGCTCCCCGAGGAGCCGAGAGGCTGGCGCCATCCCGCGCCCCTCCCAGGCGTCTCGGTTGGGAAGGGATCCCGAGTCCCCTTCTTTGGTGGGAGCACACACGGGCGGGGAGGGGTTGGGAGCACATGCTGAccggagcaggttgcccagagaagctgtggatgccccatccctggaagtgttcaaggccaggctggatggggctttgagcagcctggtctagtgggaggtgtccctgcccatggcagggggttggaacgaggtgatccttaaggttccttccaacccgagTCGTTCTCCGATTCTATGATCGGCTCGGTTCCACCCCGCGCTCCGCGAGGCCTGCGGCGTGGCCGCGGGGCCTTTGGTGGGCAAGGTGGGACTGGGAAGCTTACTCCTTCTCTGGCACAGGGAAATAACCCGCTCCGCAAAGCGGAGACTCCTCAAGATGAGTGGCTTTAACTGTGGTTCCTAAAAATGTCCCGCGTTTCTCAGGATTTTATCACAAGTCTTGGGGGAGGGCTGCAAGTTTCTAGACTGTTCTCAATTTCTGAATAGtaaaaagacaaaggaagaagCTGAAAACCTGCTTCCTGACGATCGTGAGAGTTGTGCAGCTCTGATAATACTTTAAGCAGAACACTTGGAATGAGAATTACCTTAAGACTTGATAATGGCGACTTTGATGATACAACAGTTACTTCTTTCAGAAAGCTGCCATTACtcctccaaagcaaaacaaacaaaaaatagttgTATCATTTGAAGTTCAAAGTGAGGGTCTGGCTTGTCACTCTTCCCATTATACTACCACTTTTTCACTTTCCAGATTAAGTGGCTATGCTTGTGGGATAGAGAAAAACTTGCCACGGTCTGAAGGAAAAGGTTGATTATATCTTTTTCCTATATGAAGTTGGCAGAACATCCTTTAAACAAGCCATTATGTTAGAGGTTTCATGTTACTTTAGTAGTGACTGAAACGCCACTTTTTACTTCCTTAGTTACAGAACAAGCATTTTGTTTCGGTCACAGACCTATGTAGGGGAAAAAGGATGGGTTACTAATATGTAGTGAGACCATTGTTCTGCATCTGCGTAGAACTGAGGAGTAAATG contains:
- the MRPL18 gene encoding 39S ribosomal protein L18, mitochondrial, whose product is MALSGRGCLVLAAGRLQARGAGLRFASTSTTAHLKTETEVDTSENEVVAPDFTNRNPRNLELLGLARKERGWKTTWPKREFWHRLRLERTQHYVEAFVERCNGDVVVSASTREWAIKRHLYSPKGVSACKNLGRVMAQRCLEAGINFVNFKAVIPWEYRCDSIQEFEKAMQEGGVVLREPRRIYQ